A single window of Sulfurovum riftiae DNA harbors:
- a CDS encoding TIGR04325 family methyltransferase, with translation MKTLIKQLTPPILMDAFNKFRNHKYGWKGNYGTWQQAKKDSNGYDADEILQTVKNALLKVKKGEAAYERDGVIFDAVQYSWPLLSGLMFCAAKMEGELAVLDLGGSLGSTYYQNKKFLDKLKNVTWNIVEQKHFVDTGKEEFEDDRLKFFYDVDECIIKERPDVLLLSSVLQYIEKPYELLEDILRNDFEYILIDRTPFSKKGNDEIKLQVVTPDIYEASYPCWFFNELEFIKYFEKQGYGLVEKFKGADGEDKEVVFKGFIMERKC, from the coding sequence ACTGACTCCTCCCATTTTAATGGATGCTTTCAACAAGTTTAGAAATCATAAATATGGTTGGAAAGGTAATTACGGTACTTGGCAACAGGCCAAAAAAGATTCAAATGGCTATGATGCTGATGAGATTCTTCAAACGGTAAAAAATGCATTATTAAAAGTAAAAAAGGGTGAAGCTGCTTATGAGAGGGATGGTGTAATATTTGATGCAGTACAATATTCTTGGCCTTTATTAAGTGGTTTGATGTTTTGTGCTGCCAAAATGGAAGGAGAACTAGCAGTGCTTGATTTGGGAGGGAGCTTAGGAAGTACATACTATCAAAATAAAAAGTTTTTAGATAAACTTAAGAATGTCACCTGGAATATAGTTGAGCAAAAGCATTTTGTAGATACTGGCAAAGAGGAATTTGAAGATGATAGATTGAAGTTTTTTTATGATGTAGATGAATGTATAATAAAAGAAAGACCAGATGTATTACTGTTGTCCAGTGTGCTGCAATACATAGAGAAACCATATGAATTACTAGAAGATATATTAAGAAATGATTTTGAATACATATTGATAGATAGGACACCATTCAGTAAAAAAGGTAACGATGAAATAAAACTTCAAGTTGTCACACCCGATATTTATGAAGCTAGCTATCCATGTTGGTTTTTTAATGAGTTAGAGTTTATAAAGTATTTTGAAAAACAAGGTTACGGTCTGGTTGAAAAATTTAAAGGTGCAGATGGCGAAGACAAAGAAGTTGTATTTAAGGGTTTTATTATGGAGAGAAAATGCTGA